The Methylobacterium currus genome contains a region encoding:
- a CDS encoding TFIIS helical bundle-like domain containing protein produces MSLIGRIVTKILGNDDPRTRPDGRGPYDDRVTYNDSGNLVGRLVTKILRR; encoded by the coding sequence ATGAGCCTCATCGGCCGGATCGTCACCAAGATCCTGGGGAACGACGACCCCCGCACCCGTCCCGACGGCCGCGGCCCTTACGACGACCGGGTCACCTATAATGACTCCGGCAATCTCGTCGGCCGCCTCGTCACCAAGATCCTGCGTCGCTGA
- a CDS encoding DUF6925 family protein — translation MSVRPQADADALRAVLRQALADPMPTWSLGGYGAGATFRRDPDEPADLPSDGRPGLVTPRGALVLGEADTLVPVAYETALGGDGWSQALALCRPLALLPPCPDPVVSELGPDDEAARADDRDGVLFCLGLPLRQARLLARVRGAAVPVLRAACGHPAGAALWARLPGLGAVLVAASGRARIEIVLPDAHPGPRALWFDKLLRQGRLHAATAPIPAGLAPVIHLHPPHPLTEAGYDHGRHAAFQGLLARWGDPTLVALKTSILAGETVAVPDSRAARAVARVAQTQKKYLALS, via the coding sequence TTGTCGGTCCGGCCGCAGGCCGATGCGGACGCTCTGCGGGCGGTCCTGCGTCAGGCCCTGGCCGATCCGATGCCGACCTGGAGCCTCGGCGGCTACGGGGCGGGCGCCACCTTCCGGCGCGATCCCGACGAGCCGGCGGACCTTCCTTCCGACGGGCGTCCCGGCCTCGTCACGCCCCGCGGCGCCCTGGTGCTGGGGGAGGCCGACACCCTCGTGCCGGTGGCCTACGAGACGGCGCTCGGCGGCGATGGCTGGAGCCAGGCCCTCGCCCTGTGCCGGCCGCTCGCCCTCCTGCCGCCCTGCCCAGACCCGGTGGTGAGCGAGCTCGGCCCCGACGACGAGGCTGCCCGCGCCGACGATCGCGACGGGGTGCTGTTCTGCCTCGGCCTGCCCCTGCGCCAGGCCCGGCTCCTCGCCCGGGTGCGGGGCGCGGCCGTCCCGGTGCTACGCGCCGCCTGCGGCCACCCGGCCGGCGCCGCCCTCTGGGCGCGCCTGCCGGGCCTCGGGGCGGTGCTCGTGGCGGCATCGGGCCGCGCCCGGATCGAAATCGTGTTGCCCGACGCGCATCCGGGGCCGCGGGCGCTCTGGTTCGACAAGCTCCTGCGCCAGGGCCGCCTGCACGCTGCCACGGCGCCGATCCCGGCGGGCCTCGCCCCGGTGATCCACCTGCACCCGCCCCATCCGCTGACGGAAGCCGGCTACGATCACGGCCGCCACGCGGCCTTCCAGGGTTTGCTGGCGCGATGGGGCGATCCGACGCTGGTCGCGCTCAAGACCAGCATCCTCGCCGGGGAAACGGTAGCGGTGCCGGACTCACGGGCGGCGCGGGCGGTGGCCCGGGTTGCGCAGACGCAGAAAAAGTATCTGGCATTGTCGTGA
- a CDS encoding DUF502 domain-containing protein has product MSETSPLIPDPDPPATRKRVSVRGRLRNYFFTGVIVAGPLAITIYITWWCISLIDGWVKPLVPSAYLPDHYLPFSVPGLGLVIAFVALTTLGALTANLVGRSVVEFGEVLLARTPVISGLYRGLRQVFETLFSTSGTSFRTVGLVEFPVKGTWSIVFLSAPAGPDVQTALGSELDHVGVFLPCAPNPTTGFFFYLPRSEVIELSISVDDAAKLVMSAGVIQPEDPQTRLQAMAAGLRAAQVGPIDVPARDRMDA; this is encoded by the coding sequence GTGTCGGAAACCTCGCCGTTGATCCCCGATCCGGACCCGCCGGCCACCCGCAAGCGGGTCAGCGTCCGCGGTCGCCTGCGGAACTACTTCTTCACCGGCGTGATCGTCGCCGGCCCCCTGGCGATCACGATCTACATCACCTGGTGGTGCATCAGCCTGATCGACGGCTGGGTCAAGCCGCTGGTGCCCTCGGCCTACCTGCCGGACCACTACCTGCCGTTCAGCGTGCCGGGCCTCGGCCTCGTCATCGCCTTCGTGGCGCTGACGACCCTCGGCGCGCTGACCGCCAACCTCGTCGGCCGCTCGGTGGTGGAGTTCGGGGAGGTGCTGCTCGCCCGCACCCCGGTGATCTCGGGCCTCTATCGCGGCCTGCGCCAGGTCTTCGAGACGCTGTTTTCCACCAGCGGCACCTCGTTCCGGACCGTCGGCCTGGTCGAGTTCCCGGTGAAGGGCACATGGTCGATCGTGTTCCTGTCGGCGCCGGCCGGGCCGGACGTGCAGACGGCATTGGGATCCGAGCTCGACCATGTCGGCGTGTTCCTGCCCTGCGCCCCGAACCCGACCACCGGCTTCTTCTTCTACCTGCCCCGCTCCGAGGTGATCGAGCTGTCGATCAGCGTCGACGACGCCGCCAAGCTGGTGATGTCGGCCGGCGTGATCCAGCCCGAGGATCCGCAGACCCGCCTGCAGGCGATGGCGGCGGGCCTGCGCGCCGCCCAGGTCGGCCCGATCGACGTGCCGGCGCGGGACCGGATGGACGCCTGA